One window from the genome of Micromonospora aurantiaca ATCC 27029 encodes:
- a CDS encoding ATP-binding cassette domain-containing protein, with amino-acid sequence MSTVIHKDDATRAGAPPLRLSGIRKQFGGVVAIERFDLELAAGQITALVGDNGAGKSTLVKIISGVYQPTEGELEMHGRPVTFRDASDARRQGVEVVYQDLALADSQPVYMNMFLGRELTRGPLRLLDRRRMARETQELVDALDVRIPSAKATIRDLSGGQRQAVAICRATHWASGLVLMDEPTAALGVAETAKVEQLILKLRERGAAVLVVSHNLDQVFRIADRVAVLRRGRQVGVRDITGTSRNEIVSMITGASEETGRP; translated from the coding sequence ATGAGCACTGTCATCCACAAGGACGACGCGACCCGGGCGGGCGCCCCGCCGCTGCGGCTGAGCGGCATCCGCAAGCAGTTCGGCGGCGTGGTCGCGATCGAGCGCTTCGACCTGGAACTGGCCGCCGGGCAGATCACCGCGCTGGTCGGCGACAACGGCGCCGGCAAGTCCACCCTCGTGAAGATCATTTCGGGGGTGTACCAGCCCACCGAGGGTGAGCTGGAGATGCACGGGCGCCCGGTGACGTTCCGGGACGCCTCCGACGCCCGGCGGCAGGGAGTCGAGGTGGTCTACCAGGACCTGGCCCTGGCCGACTCGCAGCCGGTCTACATGAACATGTTCCTGGGCCGGGAGCTGACCCGCGGTCCGCTGCGCCTGCTCGACCGGCGCCGGATGGCCCGGGAGACGCAGGAGCTGGTGGACGCGCTGGACGTGCGCATCCCCAGCGCGAAGGCGACGATCCGGGACCTGTCCGGCGGGCAGCGGCAGGCGGTGGCGATCTGCCGCGCCACCCACTGGGCCAGCGGCCTGGTGCTGATGGACGAACCGACAGCGGCGCTGGGCGTGGCCGAGACCGCCAAGGTGGAGCAGCTGATCCTGAAGCTGCGGGAACGTGGTGCCGCCGTGCTCGTCGTCAGCCACAACCTGGACCAGGTGTTCCGCATCGCCGACCGGGTCGCGGTGCTGCGCCGGGGACGCCAGGTCGGCGTCCGCGACATCACCGGGACCAGTCGCAACGAGATCGTCTCGATGATCACCGGCGCGTCCGAGGAGACCGGCCGCCCCTGA